One genomic region from Diabrotica undecimpunctata isolate CICGRU chromosome 9, icDiaUnde3, whole genome shotgun sequence encodes:
- the LOC140449474 gene encoding uncharacterized protein, which yields MVDILLEFQFAERSGNWEIHLSSFRKMLPYFFAFDHVNYSRWGTIYLMDMYKLHEEALEVHEEFMRGNFVVKRLNGNFNQLSVDQALEHINKTSKDAGGIVGLTKNSTKLDEWFLSYNMIGMMVDEFRASLDLSNHSSSQNVEGGKKRMKIDQDSVQKLHDEFLRFNVFSKSEDRLLVISTNEIASPNVQTSLLNIQKIGEEGLAKFLDTVGAPNFFKPIKKNNLPTLRRAGTYKTVAEKKKIVQAGQEFLQKILAAGAIGRDINYEDVFKHELTAYSMSLAPAGVLSVPSNKSALGSIIEQFTVTSKYLLLPLQNHKTCHIFDGMSLIQAVGKPSNAKTFDDYARILKSIVFKNPYSAKRIDFVLDHYEESSIKNCTR from the coding sequence ATGGTAGATATTCTATTAGAATTTCAGTTTGCTGAAAGAAGCGGAAACTGGGAAATACATTTGTCTAGTTTTCGAAAAATGCTGCCTTACTTCTTCGCATTTGACCATGTAAACTATTCTCGTTGGGGAACAATATATTTGATGGACATGTACAAACTTCATGAGGAAGCTCTAGAAGTTCATGAAGAATTTATGAGAGGaaattttgttgtaaaacgtTTGAACGGAAACTTTAACCAACTATCTGTAGATCAAGCTTTAGAACACATAAATAAAACCTCAAAAGATGCAGGAGGAATCGTGGGATTGACCAAAAACAGCACAAAATTAGATGAATGGTTTTTAAGCTACAACATGATTGGCATGATGGTAGATGAATTTCGTGCATCATTAGACCTAAGCAACCACTCATCAAGTCAAAACGTAGAAGGTGGAAAGAAACGAATGAAAATTGATCAAGATTCTGTACAAAAACTGCATGATGAGTTTTTACGATTTAATGTTTTCTCCAAAAGCGAAGATCGTCTTCTCGTAATTTCAACTAATGAGATTGCATCGCCGAATGTTCAAACATCgttattaaatatacaaaaaattggagAAGAGGGCTTAGCAAAGTTTCTTGATACTGTTGGAGCTCCCAATTTTTTCAAACCTATTAAGAAGAATAATCTTCCAACACTTCGTCGTGCAGGTACCTATAAAACTGTCGCTGAAAAGAAGAAAATCGTTCAAGCTGGGCAAGAGTTTTTGCAAAAAATACTAGCAGCCGGGGCAATTGGAAGAGACATAAATTATGAGGATGTTTTCAAACATGAATTGACAGCTTATTCAATGTCACTTGCACCTGCAGGAGTTTTGTCGGTACCATCAAATAAATCTGCCTTAGGTTCTATAATAGAACAGTTTACAGTTACGTCTAAATATCTACTATTACCGTTACAAAATCACAAAACGTGTCACATTTTTGATGGTATGAGTTTGATTCAAGCAGTTGGCAAACCATCCAATGCCAAAACATTTGACGACTATGCAAGAATTTTAAAATCAATAGTGTTCAAGAACCCCTACAGCGCTAAAAGGATCGATTTTGTTTTGGATCACTACGAAGAATCTTCCATAAAAAACTGCACGAGATAA